GTCCCTAAGGTCACGACTACTCTCGAGAGAGCTTAGGGGGAAATTTTCCGAGCCCCGCGGATTTTTCCCAGCCCCGGAGCCTCTCTTCTCGAGGTCTGCGAGGAGAGCGAGGGCAGGCTAACGTTTAAGCTCCCCATTATGCTACGCGCAGTGAGAGTGGGTCGAGGGCTAGCCGAGTTGCCGCTCCACATTAGAGCCTCAAGGGATCAAGTGGCCGAGAGAGCCGTGATCTGCGGAGACCCGGCTCGCGTCAGGCAGATAGCCTCGATGTTAGACGGCGCGAGGCTCGTCAACGAGCACAGAGGACTAATCACGTACACTGGGAACTACAAGGGGGTCCCGATAACCGTGGCGACGCACGGCATAGGGGGGCCCTCGGCCGCTTTGGTGGTCGAGGAGCTCGCTCAGCTCGGCGTGAAGACCTTCGTCAGGCTGGGGACCGCCGGAGCGCTGGTCGAGGAGCTCGACGCGGGGGACGTGGTCGTGGCCAGCGGGGCCTTCCACAGGAGCGGCGGGCTCTTCTCGCAATACATCGGAGAGGGGGTCTGCGCCTCCGCCGTACCGAACTTCGAGCTCACGAGGAGGATCGTCGAGGAGCTCGAGAGGAGAGGAGTAAAGCACGTCGTGGCCCCCGTGGTCAGCAACGATGCCTTCTACGCGGAGAGCGAGGAGTTCGCCAAGTGGTGGAGCTCGAGGGGGGCGGTGGCCGTCGAGATGGAGGCCGCGACTTTATTCGCGGTCGCGTCTCTCAGGAGGCTGAGGGCCTCAGCCGTGTTGATAATTTGCGACTCACTGGTCAGGGACCTGGGCTTTCTCACGGCCGAGGAGCTCAGACCCTACGTGGAGAGGACGGCCTCGGCGGTCCTAGAGGCCTTGGCTAGAGAGAGGTCTCGGAGAGAGGGGGCTTGAGCTCGGCCGAGCGCGAGGAGCCCCAGCGCTTCGGCGTGCGGCTCGCCAGAGCCGCGGCTCCGCCGATAGTGATCGGCTCGCTCTCGGCGATCGTCGGAGTGGCCATCTCGCCCTTCAGCGTCTACCGCCACATGGTCCTCGTGGCTACCTCCGTGGCCTCTTTCGCCCTGGCACTCTACATGGTCTCGGCCGGGGGATTCAGGAGGCTCGAGCGATGGGAGGGACTCGATGGGCTTCTCGTCGCGTCTATAGCCTCTCTCCTCCTCGTCGCTCCTCCTCTCAGCATACTCGACGCGAGAGCCGGCGAGGCCTCTCTAGCGGCCGCGTCGGCGCTCTTCGTCGTCTTGGCCCTGCTGGCGGTGCGGCAGGAGAGGCCCCTGCTGAGGTTCGTCGTTCTCTACCCCGTCGTGGCGCTCCTAGCGGTCCTGGCGCTCGACCTGGCGGTCGAGAGCTTCTCCCTCGTCGAGTTGCTCCTGCTCTACGCGTATGCCCTCATGACTCCGATGATAACTGGGGTCAGCCTCTACGGGGTCGCGGAGACTTTCGGGGCAAAGCTCACGCTCCCAAGAGTCCTCGCGGTCTACCCGCTCAACGCGCTTGGCCTGACACTCGCGGTCCTCGGCGAGGGGCTCGGTTACGTCGCGCTGGCCCTCTCGACCTTGACCCACTTCGTCGCCGTCGACCTGAGAGGGGCCTTGAGGCTCTTGACCGAGGCCAGAAAGAGGGGGGGCCTCTTCTACGGGACCGCGAGGCTCTTGGTGCTCGGCTATGTAGCGGCCCTCGTCGGCTCGATCTTGACCGTGTATTGGTCGGTTCTCCTGGCCTCCGGCGAGAGCGGGGCCCTCTTCCCTATGGTTCACTCGCTATTCATAGGGTTCGTCGGGGGGCACATCTATGGGCACGCGGCAATAAAGCTGCCCCTCACGCTCGCGCTGAAGCCCTCTAGGAGGTTCAGGCCAGCCGGGCCAGCCTGCATGGCCGGGGCCGCTGCGCTCTGGCCGCTCTCGGGGGAACTCTCTCTCCTCCTGGTCCTGAGCTCGCTGGTCCTCTTGTTCCTGGAGCTCGACTTAAGAGACGCGGCGGCCAAGCTCCTCGGGCTCCGCTCGTTGCCTCCGAAGGGCCGATCATCTCCTCACGAAGATAGCCGAGCCCGCTACGGCGGTCGCGACGACTAGGGCGACGAGGCAGAGCGTGAGAGCGTCCGCGGAGGCCCCGGCGGGAGTTCTATTGGGAGTCCGGCTCGGCGTCGAGGCGGGGCTGAGCGAGGGGCTGACCTCCTCCCCACACTAAAAGAGCGAAGAAGAGCTCAGCGTTGACGGATAGACCAGAGGTTAAGAGGTTAAGCGGTGGAGCGTTGATTGCGATAACCACGCGGGGGCTGACTCTAGGGAGCTTCATTAGCCACTCGCGAGGGATGGGTGAGCGCACTGCTAATTCTCTCCCCACAGTAGTGTTATGAGTCAAGTATTTGGAGTAGCGGTTGGGGGCTTAGGGGCTCGTGTAAGTGGGAGCTGGAGAATGAGAGACCAGAGGCTCTAGAGCTCGTGGCGGGCTCGACCGCGTGAAAATTAAAAACTTCGAGCCACTCGAAGCGGGAGGCACCTCGTGCTGCGGGAGGCGTTCAGGGCGCTCGAGCGACTCGTCGAGGAGCGCGAGGCGTTCTTCGATAGGAACGAGCGCCTGAACTCCGAGGGGAGGAAGCTCTTGGAGGCGGCCTCGAGGATCCTGGCCCGCGAGGCGAGAAGCCTTCGCGGCTACGTGCGGAGAGCGAGGAGAAGCGGCTCGCTCGAGGACGTGGTCAGGCTGCTCGAGGCTCTGAGAGAGCTCAGCGGGGGCGACTAGGCCTAGGGGCCCCGCTGGAGCGCCTCAGAGCGAACCACACGTAGGGGTTATTCTCGATCTCCGCCCCGAGCGTCGTGGAGGGCCCGTGGCCCGGATAGACCTCCGTGTCAGGCGGGAGGAGAGTGCAGAGCTCGCGGAGGCTCTCGAGGAGGGCCTCTTCGGAGCCGCCGGGTAGGTCGGTTCTGCCGACCGAGCCCGCGAAGAGCGTGTCGCCAACAAAGACGGACCTCGAGGCCGGAGAATATATCGAGATCGAGCCGGGGCTGTGGCCGGGAGTGCTCAGGACCTCGAGCTCGATCTCGCCGAGCCTCAGCCTCTCTCCCCCCTCGAGGAGAGCGTCGGGCTCGAGCTGCTCGAGCTCGGAGCTCGAGTAGTAGAGGCCCCAGCTCGAGCTGAGGCCAGCGAGCTCCAGGTCGTCTCGGTGGAGGTAAATGGGGGCCCCGGTCCTCCGCCTGAGCTCGGGGGCCCAGGCGAAATGGTCCAGGTGGCCGTGGGTGATCAGGATGGCTCTCAGCTTGAGGCCGAGGTCTCTCAGCTTGGCGAGGAGCTCCCCCGAGGGCCCTCCGGCGTCGACGACGACCGCGTCGAGGGCCCTCTCGTCGTAGAGCAGATAGGTGTTCGTCTCGAGGGGCCCCGCGACGAACCTTGAGATCTTCAATGCCTCGGGCTCGCCCGCACTCGAGGCTAAGAAACAAAAACTAAAAGTTGGGGGCTCTCGGCCGGGGACTTCTTCATCTATGCGGAGGCCCTCGGTGACCTCCGCCGCCCTTCTCCTCGATCTCCTCGAGCGACAGGCCGGCCTGCTCCAGCAGGTCTTCCGCCGCCCCGACCATGACCTTGGCCCTCTCGTAGGATATCCACGTCGCCAGCCTGGCTACCTCGCGCGGCTCCACGAGCTCGCGCAGCCTCTTCTCGGTCTCGTTCTTCCCGAGGCCCGGCTGTATCTTCTCGAGCGGCAGGAAGGAGCGGGCCAGCTCGGACTTTGCGTTGTTGAGCAGCCAGAGAGCGACGTGGAACTTCGTCACGGCCTCCGAGTCCGTGCTCTTTGCGGGCCCGCGCGCGCCGCGCATCAGCTCGTGCATGTAGCTCATAGCGGCTTCTCTGAGGGAGTCTATCCTGGCCGCGAGCGAGGCCGCATCGTCGACCAGCCCGAGCGCCTTCTCGGCCAGGTAGCCCCCGAGCTCCGGGTGCTTGAGCCCTAGGGCCTTGACCTCCTCATCTACCCTCTCCATGAAGGCCCTGGCCTTACCGATGAGGGAGAAGAAATCGCCCTCCCCGGCCGTCGCTGCCGACAGGTTGCTCGACAGCTCCTCGGCCTCGCTCAAGATCGAGCTCAGCCTCGCCGCCGCCTCGGTGAGGTTGTTCTCTACGGCGAATTCTCTTAGCTCCCTCAGCACTTCCGCGACGGCCTCTAGCTCGTCTATGGTCTCGTTGACGAGCACCGCTCTCGTGACGTCGAGCGCTACGCTCACCGACACGTTGGCCGGGATGCCGATGGGGGTCACGTTGGCGACCACCGCCTTGGCGGCCCTCAGGGTCTCTCGAGCCGCGCTGACTCTCTGGAGGGCCTCGTCAACGGCGTTTATCGCGCTCTCGGAAGCGTTGAGCGCCCTGAGCCTCCCGAGGACCTCCGCCAGGACCTCCTCCGAGCGCGAGACCTCCTCTTCGGCCCTCTCGAGGCCCTCCACCTCCAGCCTCTCCCTCTCCTTGATCATCTTCTCCACCGTCTTCTCCGCGTGCTCGCCGAGGCCTTGCCCGAGCCTGATGGCGCTATGAGTCTCGATCTCCGCTCTGCGCCTCTCGAGGCGCTGCTTTAGCTCGCCCAGACTCTTGGCTTCCAAGACCTCGGAGGCGGCGCCGACGGCCCCGGTCTTGTTCAGCCTCTCGGCGACCTTCTCACTCATCTTCTTGACGACGACCTCGGGAGGCGTCAGGGCCTCTCCTCTGACGTTGGCCCTCAGCTCGGCCACCGCTTCTCTGAGACGGTCGACGTACTTCTCCAGGTCCTCTCCGCTCAGCGAGGTCGCGTTGACCGACAAGAGCTCCCGGATCCTCTGCATCTCCTGCCCGCTCACGTTGGAGACTTGGAGGAGGCGGGCCACGCAGTCCTGGTAGAACATCGCCGCGCTCCTGAGCTTCTCCTCATCTGGGGGACTCGCCTGGGCCCAGACCGCCGCCGAGGCCGCGCTCAGCAGCAGGACCGTGACGAGGGCGAGGGCCCTGATCCTCTCGAGTCTCATTCCTCTTCGCACCCGCGCGTAGCTGCGAACTCGTTATAAATTAAGAGGAGCGCGAAACATCCTCGGAACGCCGGCGAGAAGAGGAGAGGAGCCCCCGTGCTGTTCGCGGCGATCGCGCTGGTTCTGGCCCTGGGGGCCGGGGCACTCGAGATCTCCATCGACGAGGACGGGCTGGCGCACGCGCGCCTGGTCCTCGAGAGCTCGCCGGGCCTCAACTCGGTTAAGCTCCCGGCTAGGCCCCTAATCGGCACGATGACGGTCTCGATCGAAGGGTCCGAGACCGCGGCACTATACGACGACGACACGAGGACCCTGTACTTCCTGGCCCCGTCGGGCGGCCGAGCCGAAATGACGTACCTCGTGGAGATCTCGACCGAGGGGCTCTTCTACCGCTTCGACGTGGAGGACAATGTGACGTTCAGGCTCGCCGCCGCCCCCAACGTGATCCTAGTCGACGTCGAGGGGTTCCTGGAGTTTTCGCGGAAGCCCAACGGCTGGATCGAGCTCCTGCTGACCGGGCCCCTCACGGTGAAGTACGCGGTGAGAGCTCCGGCCCCTCATCCCAGTCCCACTCCTTCGCCTACTCCCACCGTCTCGCGGAGCTCCTCCTCGATAGCGCTGGTCGCCGCGATCGCGGCGACCGGCGGGGCGGCGGCCTACGTCGTCCTGAAGAGGAGAGCCCGAGGAGCCGAGGAGGAGCCCGGCGTCGAGCTGGTCGGCGAGGCGCTTACGGACGTAGACCACGAGATCCTCAAGGCGCTCGAAGAGCGGGGAGGAGCGGCGCTTCAGAGCGAGCTCTACAGGGCCCTCGGTCTACCGAAGACCACCGTCTGGAGGCACGTCAGGAAGCTCGAGAGGCTCGGCTACGTGGAGCTGATGAGGAGGGCTGGCACCTCGACCGAGGTGAGGCTCAGGAGGACGAAGCGAGACTAGACGCAGGCCAGCTCGGGGACCGAGACGGGGAGATCGCGTTGAGGGTAGGTGGAGGAGGGGGCGGCCGACTCCGACTCCAGCCCGAGCTCCTCCGCAACGAGGGGGAGCGCGGGAGCTTCGCTCGACGCCCTCCGCGGTCGCGAGGGGCGCGGCGCGGAGCGCGGCGACGAGCTTCGCGTCCATGAGGCTGGGCGAGGGCCCGGCTCCTCACAGGGCTCCTTTGGGCTCTATCGAGGTCTCGATGACTCTGGCCGTGGGCAGAGCCCTCTCGACGGCGGCCCTAACTTCGCCCCCCATGCCCCTCTCCGCGAGGACCAAGACCGAGCCCCCCATGCCCGCCCCCGTTATCTTAGCCCCGATCGCCCCGGCCCTCAGCGCGGCACTTATCGCGAGCTCGGCCTCGGGGAAGGAGACGCCAATGGCGCTGAGGAGACCGTGATTTATCCGCATGAGCTCGCCTAGCCTCTCAAGATCTCCTCTGGCCGCGGCTCTCGACCCCTCCTCAACTATCTCTCTAGCCGCCTCGAGTAGCTTGAGCCCCACCGAGCCGCTGGCTTTGAGCCTGCGCGTCGCCTCCTCGACGGCCCTCTTGGTGCTTCTGGGCACGCCCGTATCGACTACGAGGAGCGAGGCCCTCTCCAGGCCCCTCGCCTCGACGCGCTCGTAGTCGTCGACGCCTCTGAACAAGATCAGCCCGCCAATCACCGAGACCACGACGTCTATGCCGCTCGGCCTCGCGTGGAACATTCTCTCGCCCACCATCGAGAGCTCCACGAGCTCTCGCTCGCTCGGGGAAACGCCAAGAGCCGATAGGCAAGCCGCTGCCACTGCCACGGAGGTCGCGGCGCTGCTTCCTAGGCCCGAGGCGGGCGGTATCTCCGACGAGATCTCTATCCTGCAACCTCCAGAGATGCCCGAGCTCCTCGCTATCGAAGCGTACGGGGCCGTCTCCCCCTTCAGCTCCTCCTCGCAGAACCTCGATGTTCCTAGCGCGTTGGAGAGCACCTCCACGCATCTCCCCTCCGTCAGCTCCACCGACGCCGAGGCTCTGAGGGAGATCGCGGCCGCGAGAGCGGGCGAGCCGTGTACCACGAAGTGCTCGCCCAGCAGTATGACCTTGCCCGGAGCGCTGCCCGAGCCCCTCCTCAACGCCTCCTCTCCTCGTCGCGCGGAGGTCGAGCAGAGACCGAGATAAAGCTAAAGGGCTCAGGTGACGCTTGATAAAGCGGTGGCCAGATTGTTCAGGCGCAGGAGGGTTCGCGACATCTTCGAGGAGTTCTTCGAGGAGATGGAGGAGATGATGAGAGAAATGGAGGAGGAGTTCGCCAGGCTCAGCAGAATGGCGCTCGGCCGAGAGGTCGAGAGGTTCGGCCCGCTGCTCTACGGCGTGAGGATCGAGATAGGGCCCGATGGAGTGCCCAAGATTCAGGAGTTCGGCAACGTGAGGAGGGTCGGAGTCAGACCCAAGATATCCGAGGAGAGGGAGCCCCTCGTCGACGTCTTCGAGGAGAGAGACAAGGTAATCGTGGTGGCGGAGATGCCGGGCGTCGAGAAGGACAAGATCTCGGTGAGAGCCACCGAGGACACGCTCGTGATAAGAGCAAGCAACGAGCACCGTAAGTACTACAAGGAGGTTCCGCTGCCGAAGCCCGTCAAGCCTGAGACCGCGAAGGCCAGCTACAAGAACGGGGTCCTCGAGGTTAAGATTGAGAAGAAAGTCGTCGAGGAGGCCAAGGGAGAGGTCGAGGTCAAAGTAGAGTGAGAGTCTTCCTCCTCACCCGGCTCCCAGCTTTTTCGCCTGGAGCTTGATCTGCCTCGCCTGTTCCTCGATGAATCGAGCGAGCAGGGCTCTCAGCAGGTCGCTCCTGTTCCCGAACTTGAGCTTGAGTACGAGCTCGTCCAGCTTAGCGAGCGTGCGCTCATCCAGCTTGAACGTGATGGTCTTGTGAGGCGAGCACGACATGAGGAGGAGCCTCTCCTTCTCGAGGCTCAGGTCTTGGCGGTCGGGGTCGCTGAGGGCTTTGTCCACGAGGTGCCTGAGGAGATGACTCCTTGACGCGAAGCCGCTCGCTCTCCAGGCCGCCTCGAGGCTCTTGTAAGTCTCCTCGTCGACTCTGAGAGACACGGTCCTCTTCTCGAATATATCGATGATTATCACGTCGACGTCGGACCCGCGTCTGCGAGAGCCGAGGGCAGAGCTCAGTTTGGATCAGCCTCCGTAGATAACCACAAGTAGCGCGAAGCGCGTTGAAGTCTGCGAGAGGAGTCGAATATAAGATTAGCTCGCTTTCGCGATCTCATGAGACCGTCAAGAGGGGGAGGCGGAGAGGGGTTCAACTCGCGAGGTGCGAGGGGTTTGACAGATCGTAATACCGAGCACGCTCCCATCGAATACACCACTAGGCTCGAGCGCCTCATCGAGTCTACGATCGATTGCCCCATGTGCGGATCCAGTAATACATTTCTCGTTAGACACGCTCTCTACGACATGCCGCGCTTCGGCCCTACGATATTGTTGTCAGGCAAGTGCAGCTCATGCGGCTACAAGTTTGCATGGATTCTGCCGGCCGAGGAGAGAGGGGAGAGGATCCTGAGGCGCGAGATCCGAGGGCCAAGCGACCTGAACGCCTTGGTGCTGCTCGGGGAGGGGGCCGACGTAGTGCTGCCAGAGCTGGAGACGGAGATCCTCGCGACGGACCTCGAGCCCGGCTTCATCACCACGGTCGAGGGCCTGCTGCTCAGGATCTTGGATAGAGCCAGAGCGCACTGCGAGCGGGGCTGCGAGGAGGCGATCGAGAAGCTGGAGAGGGCGAGTCGGGGAGAGATCCCCTTCACGCTAATCGTGATCGATAAGCACGGTAGGTCGGCCATCTACGAGCTTAGCGACGAGCCTCGGTGAGCTCTCTCGAACGACGCCGCTCTGACCTCGAGGCCGAAGAGCACATCGCTCATTCTATTGAGCACAGAGAGAGCGAGGTCGCTCCTCCGCAGGGGGACGCCTGCCTCCAGAGCGGCCACTAGGGCTCTCTCGGCCCTTCTGACGAGAGCTCTCGCTAGGCCTATCGCCGAGGAGAAGGCCCCCGCTCCGTGGATCAGGAAGCCGCGTTGCTCGCGCGGCCAGTAGAGCTCGAGGAGCGAGTTCAGTCTCTCCAGGTCCCTCTCGTCGATCTCGATGCGGCCCGCGACCGTGTAGCCTACTCTGAAAAGCATGAGCTGAAGCTCCTCGAGCACCGAGGCGAGGTCCTCGAGGCCTTGGGGGGCTAGAGCTCGAGCGAGGCCCAAAGCGGATTCTGCTTCGTCGAGTGAGCCCAAGAGCTCCAGGCACGCGTGCGACTTACTCACGAGCTCACCCGTAGCGGGGCACTCGGTGTGGCCGGAATCTCCTCTCCCCGCTCCGGGCTTCAGTGCTAATCCCGGCGTTCTCTTGCTCGCCCGACAATAAAAGGCTGCGGAGTGATCGAGGACCGGTAGAGGAGCTTGCAGGTGGTCTTCGTAGGGACGGCGGGCTCCGGCAAGACCTCCTTGACGAGAGCCTACGGCTCCTGGCTTGAGGAGCGCGGCTACTCGGTCTCCTACGTGAATTTGGACCCCGGCGTCAAGATCCTACCTTACGACCCGGACGTAGACGTGAGAGAGAAGTTCACCGTGGAAGAGCTGATGCTGAGGACGGGCCTAGGCCCCAACGGGGCTTTCATGCTTGCCAGCGACCTGCTGGCTCAGATAGCGGAGGAGCTGGCCCTCAGAATCGCGGAGCTCGAGCTCAGGAGCGACTTCGTCCTCGTGGACACGCCGGGTCAGATGGAGATGTTCGTCTACAGGGAGAGCGGGCCGAGGACTCTCGACCATCTGCGGAGAGTCGGGAGAGTCGCGGCGGTATTCGTGGTGGACGGGGCCGTGGCGCGATCCGAGGAGGACTTGATCGTCCTCTGGCTCACCTCGCTAATAGTGCAGCTCAAGCTGACGGTCCCCGTCGTCCCCGTCTTCAATAAATCGGATCTCATCGTCGATAGAAGCGCTGTGGAGCGCTTCGTCGCGGATCCCTCAGCGCTGACCGAGACGCTCGAGAGGCGCCCGGGCCTGACGTCCGACCTCGCTTTAAGGCTCGTCGAGCTCGTGAGGAGCTACGGGAGAGCCCTCAGGCCCGTGCTGATCTCGGCCGCGAGGTCCGAAGGCCTAGAGGTCCTGCACGCGGCGCTTCACGAGCTCTTCTGCGTTTGCGGAGACCTGAGCTGAAGCCACGGCAAGGTTAAGATACCGGGGAAAATAGCCAGAGATCGAGGGCGCTACGCGCTTCAACGCTCTCCCCCTCGGTGGGCGACCTTGGCCCTCGAGCCCGGTGCCTCTCGGCGTTTGGTCGCCGAAGGCGCGGCGCTCGTGGTGAGGGGGTGCCCGAGGAGCGAGAGTGAAATAGAGAGGGCGTTGGGGACCGCTCGCTCCATCGCGAGAGAGGGAGGCGGGAGGCTCACCGTGGTGCTCGAGGGCGCGAGCTTCCTCGAGTGCGTGGACCTAATCAGGGCGCTCTACGAGAGGCTCGCGGAAGCCACCGTGGTGGTCGAGGTCGGCGGAGCTTCTACGCCGAAGGACGGCCGCGGAGCTCTCGAGCTCTCTTTCAATGGATCTGGGGAGAGGTAGAGCCGAGTTGGCACGCTCGCTCGAGTTGGACTTCATCATCACAGTCGACAGGAGCATGATGAGCAATCACAGAGGCAAGGAGTTCCTGGGCTTCATGACGACGGCCCCCGCCGTTGGGCTGCCCGAGGTCTTGTGGAGAGCCCTGGCCATGCCGAGGATCCCCGTCGACGAGCACGGGAGGCCGAGGCAAGCCCCGTACGGACTCAGGAAGATAGAGGCCGCCCTCCTCGACGCCGGGTTCTCCGCGGCCGTGGTGGACCCGGACCACGTTCGGAGATACGTTGAGAGAGCGAAGGCCGTGCTCATCGGACACCACGACTACTTCGCCTTCAACTCACCGAGCATCGAGTACTGGCTCATAACGGGCGAAGAGCCCCTCAATAGGAGGAGCTTCCTCGAGTTCGCCTCGAGACTGGTCGAGATGAAGAGAGGGCTGAACCCCGATCTCAAGATAATCGTCGGAGGGCCGGCGGCATGGCAGTGGCTCTACGTGCCTGAATACATCGAGAGGTTCGAGGTCGACACGATAGTCGAGGGAGAAGCCGAGGGCGTCGTCGTGGAGCTGGCTCGGAGAGTGACCGAGGGGCTCCCCCTGCCGAAATTCGTTATGGTCGGGCCCCGCGATTGCCCGGAGATGGAGGAAGTGCCGGTGATACGCGGAGCCTCGATCAACGGGCTGGTGGAGATAATGAGGGGGTGCCCGAGAGGGTGCAAGTTCTGCAGCGTGACTCTGAGGAGGCTTAGACACTATCCTCTCGAGAAGATAGAGCAGGAGATGAGGGTCAACGCGTCGAGCGGCCTCAAGGGCTGTGTGCTCCACAGCGAGGACGTCCTGCTTTACGGAGCTAAGGGGATAGAGCCTTCCCCGGATAGCGTCATCAAGTTACACGAGCTCGCCAAGAGATACCACGAGGAGGTCGTGTGGAGCCACGCCACGCTCTCCTCCGTGCTCTACGCCGAGAGGAAGTACAGGCTCGTCTCGAGAGTGGCCGAGCTCGTGTTGGACGGGCGCCAGAGGTACTCGGGCTTTCAGACGGGAATAGAGACGGGCTCTCCAAGGCTCGCCAGACAGATCATGGCCGGAAAAGCCTCCCCCTTCAAGCCAGAGCAGTGGCCTGACGTCGTCGAGGAGGCCTTCGGGATACTCCACGACAACTTCTTCGTGCCCGCCGCTACGCTGATACTCGGGCTCCCGGGAGAGACTGAAGACGACGTGATCAGAACGATCGAGCTCGTCGAGAGGCTGAAAGATTATAGGAGCCTCGTGGTTCCAATGTTCTTCGTCCCCATCGGAGCTCTGAGAGGCTGCGGCTGGTTCACGAGCGTTCATCTGAGGAGAGTCCACGCCGAGCTCCTATTAGTCTGCCTCAAGCACTCACTGTTCTGGGCCAAGGATATCGTCTCGAGGTTCTACGCGAGAGGTCTCTCGTCTCCTTTCCTCAAGCTCACGCTAATGAGCTTCTTGATGTCAGCGGAGAGGTTCGCCAGAAGTCTGACGCCAGACGAGGTACTAGAGCACATCGAGAGGTCGAGGAGGAAGCTCGCGGGAGAGGTCGAGGAGACCTCAATTAGGGAGAGCGTGCTCGAGCGCCTCAGGCGCTACGCTCGAGCCCCGAAGGTCGCGGCGAGGCCGTGAGCTTTGTCTCTCGAGTGCATCGAGGAGAAGGCCAGGGAGAGCGGTGGGAGAATCATAGAAACGGAGGGGTCCGTCAGGACCGTGGAGCAAGCCTCCAAGAGAACGGGTGTCGAGGTTGGGAGCATAATCAAGACTCTGCTCTTCGTGGGTCAGAAAGGGGTCTACGCCGTCGTCTTACCCGGCGACCGCAGAGCGTCGATCGAGAAGCTGGAGCTTCTCCTGGGAGAAAAGGGGCTGAGGCTGGCAAGGCCTAGCGAGGTCAGAGAGCTGACGGGCTACGAGGCCGGGGGCCTTCCGCCCTTCTGCCTCGGCGACAAGGTCTCGGTCCTCCTAGACTTCAGGGTTCTCGAGAGGGGGCTCGTGGTGGGCGGGGGAGGCTCTACGAGGAGGCTTGTGGAAGTGCCTAGCAAGGCCATACTAGAACTCAACCGGGGCGCTCGGGTGGTCGATGCTTCGTCAGATTAAACCGCCCCCGGAGCCGTTTAAAGCTCAGAGGTCGCATCTTACGAGGAGCCTGTGGGTCTCCTTGGGCGTTTGCCTCTCGTGCGGCAAGCTCTCGAGACTGGTCTCGAGCTCCGTGGGAGCGTGCTACGCGTGCCTAGTGAGCAGACCGGGCGAGGCTCTCTCCGCCGCAGCGAGGAGTCGCGAGCGTTGGAGAGAGAGCGCAGGCCTGCCGCCGACTCCACCTAGGAACCGGGGCGGCCCTCGCTGCGCGGTCTGCGTGAACGAGTGCAGCATACCCGAGGGGGGCCTGGGCTTCTGCGGCGTGTGGGCTAAGAGGGGGGGCGCGCTCGAGCCCAGAGCGGGGAGGGGCGCGCTCGTCGCCTACACGTATTTGGACCCCCTCCCGAC
The Fervidicoccaceae archaeon genome window above contains:
- a CDS encoding YbaK/EbsC family protein, whose product is MSLECIEEKARESGGRIIETEGSVRTVEQASKRTGVEVGSIIKTLLFVGQKGVYAVVLPGDRRASIEKLELLLGEKGLRLARPSEVRELTGYEAGGLPPFCLGDKVSVLLDFRVLERGLVVGGGGSTRRLVEVPSKAILELNRGARVVDASSD